One stretch of Pelmatolapia mariae isolate MD_Pm_ZW linkage group LG3_W, Pm_UMD_F_2, whole genome shotgun sequence DNA includes these proteins:
- the LOC134621872 gene encoding NLR family CARD domain-containing protein 3-like: MVHVYESGNNLSDEDDQEQVYSSRTEMNEDPVTTKDLSLTLKDLHLTDSGVYTCTVYNKYGYKLLQKSVTLMMKRVHVSVKEALQNCQPRLKSALRKKFQCVFEGIAKAGNPTLLNQIYTELYITEGGTAEVNDEHEVRQSETASRKPDRPETTIRQEDIFKDLPGRDEPIRTVLTKGVAGIGKTVLTQKYTLDWAEDKANQDIQFIFPFTFRELNVLKEEKFSLVELVHYFFTETKEAGICSFEDFQVVFIFDGLDECRLPLDFHKTTILTDPRKSTSVDVLLINLIRGKLLPSAHLWITTRPAAANQIPPNCVDMVTEIRGFTDPQKEEYIKKRFRDEEQASRIISHIKTSRSLHIMCHIPVFCWITATVLEDELKTREEGQLPKTLTEMYIHFLVVQAKVKKVKYDGGAETDPHWSPESRKMMESLGKLAFDQLQKGNLIFYESDLTECGIDIRAASVYSGVFTQIFKEERGLYQDKVFCFIHLSVQEFLAALHVHLTFINSGVNLLEEQQTTSQKSETAESSVTKEFAEKDFYQSAVDKALQSPNGHLDLFLRFLLGLSLQTNQIFLRGLLTQTGSSTQTNQETVQYIKKKLSETMSSEKNINLFHCLNELNDRSLVEEIQEYLRSGRLSRYKLSPAQWSALVFILLSSEKDLDVFDLKKYSASEEALLRLLPVVKASNKALLSVPNLSETGCEGVSSVLRSQYSSLRELNLSINSLEDSGFKIFSAALESPHCRLETLSLSGCMITGKGCTSLASALSSNPSHLRELDLSYNHSGNSGMKLLSAGLKDPGWRLDTLRVEPAGVRWLRPGLRKYSCQLTIDTRILCLSWCLSVPVLS; this comes from the exons aggCTCTTCAAAATTGTCAGCCTAGACTTAAATCTGCTCTAaggaagaagttccagtgtgtgtttgagggcatcgctaaagcaggaaacccaacccttctgaatcagatctacacagagctctacatcacagagggagggactgcagaggtcaatgatgaacatgaggtcagacaaagtgaaacagcatccaggaaaccggacagaccagaaacaacaatcagacaagaagacatctttaaagactTACCTGGAAgggatgaaccaatcagaacagtgctgacaaagggagtggctggcattgggaaaacagtcttaacacagaaatacaccctggactgggctgaagacaaagccaaccaggacatccagttcatctttccattcactttcagagagctgaatgtgctgaaagaggaaaagttcagcttggtggaacttgttcattacttctttactgaaaccaaagaagcaggaatctgcagctttgaagacttccaggttgtgttcatctttgatggtctggatgagtgtcgacttcctctggacttccacaaaactacaatcttaactgaccctagaaagtccacctcagtggatgtgctgctgataaacctcatcagggggaaactgcttccctctgctcacctctggataaccacacgacctgcagcagccaatcaaatTCCCCCTAACTGTGTTGACATGGTGACAGAGATCAGAGGATTCACTGACCCTCAGAAGGAGGAGTACATCAAGAAGAGATttagagatgaggagcaggccagcaggatcatctcccacatcaagacatcacgaagcctccacatcatgtgccacatcccagtcttctgctggatcactgctacagttctggaggatgagCTAAAAACCAGAGAGgaaggacagctgcccaagaccctgactgagatgtacatccacttcctggtggttcaggccaaagtgaagaaggtcaagtatgatggaggagctgagacagatccacactggagtccagagagcaggaagatgatggagtctctgggaaaactggcttttgatcagctgcagaaaggaaacctgatcttctatgaatcagacctgacagagtgtggcatcgatattaGAGCAGCCTctgtgtactcaggagtgttcacacagatctttaaagaggagagaggactgtaccaggacaaggtgttctgcttcatccatctgagtgttcaggagtttctggctgctcttcatgtccatctgaccttcatcaactctggagtcaatctgctggaagaacaacaaacGACCTCCCAGAAGTCTGaaacagcagaatcttcagtGACAAAAGAATTTGCAGAGAAAGACttctaccagagtgctgtggacaaggccttacagagtccaaatggacacctggacttgttcctccgcttcctcctgggtctttcactgcagaccaatcagattTTCCTGcgaggtctgctgacacagacaggaagtagcacacagaccaatcaggaaacagtccagtacatcaagaaAAAGCTCAGTGAGACTATGTCttcagagaaaaacatcaatctgttccactgtctgaatgaactgaatgatcgttctctagtggaggagatccaagaGTACCTGAGATCAGGACGTCTCTCTAGatataaactgtctcctgctcagtggtcagctctggtcttcatcttactgtcatcagaaaaagatctggacgtgtttgacctgaagaaatactctgcttcagaagaggctcttctgaggctgctgccagtggtcaaagcctccaataaagctct GCTTAGTGTTCCTAACCTCTCAGAGACAGGATGTGAAGGCGTGTCCTCAGTTCTGAGATCCCAGTACTCCAGTCTGAGAGAGCTGAACCTGAGTATTAACAGCCTGGAGGATTCAGGATTTAAGATTTTTTCTGCTGCATTGGAGAGTCCACATTGTAGACTGGAAACGCTCAG tctgtcaggctgtatGATCACAGGGAAAGGGTGTACTTCTCTGGcttcagctctgagctccaatccttcccatctgagagagctggacctgagctacaatcattcAGGAaactcaggaatgaagctgctgtcggctggactgaaggatccaggctggagactggacactctcag ggtggagcctgctggagtccgatggttgagaccaggtctgaggaagt attcctgtcaactcacaatcgacacccGGATTTTATGTCTCTCCTGGtgcctcagtgtccctgtgttGAGTTGa